A genomic stretch from Sphingomonas faeni includes:
- a CDS encoding AsmA family protein: MDASPTQPIDAPFSGPEPVDTQKRRKWRILRNILLGIVAVLVAIWLVLYITKGRFLKHPFERVVGSLTHRTLKVRGDFQLYFAPFRIKLNAENFTLSNPDWASRPNLFRADKLDTRIAPLSLIFGKRRLYWLDLVNGDVDLEWNKAHSANTWTFSEKKGGKPLEFPRIDVATVTGTSVRYLDPRMRIVADLNIADIRSVDATIGRAVGVTGRGRLRETPFTLTAQLLSPDATANRGQNKLVARARAAGNVIDVAGTLPSIADVENVPLAVTARGANLSTLLGIIDVAIPNTRKYKLRAQLIKQGDEYAFTRLRGVAGRTDLAGKLTITNGERIHLDSVLTTKSLDIIDAAPFIGFNPDIVETRGAVAAAAATGAAPQRLLPDGNLPVATMQIFDADLKWTIGMVKSRNLPIANVDLTLDLERGRLALSPLTFSMARGNVASDVIFNTRARPSAVSYDIRLAPTPLGRLLKGYGLTEAGTTGTVKGRIKLDGRGDSIHDSLASSRGRIAFVLPSGALSVRNVQLAELDIGTFAQRMFQGKLDEPVQINCGLIGFTVRGGVAAADPILIDTRKNVIVGRGGFSFRNEAVDLAFRADSKKFSLFAGQSPVGVEGMFAAPKLNVISKDLLARVGSGLGLALVATPVAGILAFVDVGDAKSTACGPVLSGATAAAQRTTKGQPRDDVGRGTTAKAEDGKTNSAEKKGQRKKFLGIF; the protein is encoded by the coding sequence ATGGACGCCAGCCCGACCCAGCCGATCGACGCCCCCTTTTCGGGGCCCGAACCCGTCGACACGCAAAAACGTCGCAAGTGGCGGATACTGCGCAACATCCTGCTCGGGATCGTCGCGGTCCTCGTGGCGATCTGGCTGGTGCTGTATATCACCAAGGGCCGCTTCCTGAAGCATCCGTTCGAGCGCGTCGTCGGATCGCTGACGCACCGCACGCTCAAGGTCCGCGGCGATTTCCAGCTCTATTTCGCGCCGTTCCGCATCAAGCTGAACGCGGAGAACTTCACGCTCTCGAACCCCGATTGGGCGAGCCGGCCGAACCTGTTCCGCGCGGACAAGCTCGATACGCGGATCGCGCCGCTGTCGCTGATCTTCGGCAAGCGGCGGCTCTACTGGCTCGATCTCGTCAACGGTGACGTCGATCTGGAGTGGAACAAGGCGCACAGCGCGAATACGTGGACGTTCTCCGAGAAGAAGGGGGGCAAGCCGCTCGAGTTTCCGCGGATCGACGTCGCGACGGTGACCGGCACGTCGGTGCGCTATCTCGACCCGCGGATGCGGATCGTCGCGGACCTCAACATCGCCGACATTCGATCGGTCGACGCGACGATCGGGCGTGCCGTGGGGGTGACAGGCCGAGGCCGGCTGCGCGAGACGCCGTTCACGCTGACCGCGCAACTGCTGTCGCCGGATGCGACCGCCAATCGGGGGCAGAACAAGCTGGTTGCGCGGGCAAGGGCGGCGGGCAACGTGATCGACGTCGCGGGTACGCTGCCGAGCATCGCCGATGTCGAGAACGTGCCGCTGGCGGTCACCGCGCGTGGCGCCAACCTGTCGACGCTGCTTGGCATCATCGATGTCGCGATCCCAAACACGCGGAAATACAAGCTGCGTGCGCAACTCATCAAACAGGGTGACGAGTACGCCTTTACCCGGCTGCGGGGTGTGGCGGGCCGGACCGATCTCGCTGGCAAGCTGACCATTACCAACGGCGAGCGCATCCATCTCGATTCGGTGCTCACGACCAAGAGCCTCGACATCATCGACGCGGCCCCGTTCATCGGCTTCAATCCCGACATCGTCGAAACGCGCGGCGCGGTGGCCGCTGCCGCCGCGACGGGCGCCGCTCCGCAACGGCTGTTGCCTGACGGAAACCTCCCGGTCGCGACGATGCAGATCTTCGATGCCGACCTGAAATGGACGATCGGCATGGTCAAGTCGCGCAACCTGCCGATCGCCAACGTCGATCTGACGCTCGATTTGGAGCGCGGTCGGCTGGCGCTGTCGCCGCTGACTTTCTCGATGGCCCGCGGCAACGTGGCCTCGGACGTCATCTTCAATACGCGCGCGCGGCCGAGCGCGGTGTCCTACGACATCCGCCTCGCGCCGACGCCACTTGGTCGACTGCTGAAGGGCTATGGCCTGACCGAGGCCGGGACCACTGGCACGGTCAAGGGTCGGATCAAGCTCGACGGACGCGGCGACTCGATCCATGATTCGCTGGCGTCGTCGCGCGGGCGGATCGCGTTCGTGCTGCCGTCAGGGGCGCTATCGGTGCGCAACGTGCAGCTTGCAGAACTCGATATCGGCACGTTTGCGCAGCGGATGTTCCAGGGGAAGCTCGACGAGCCGGTACAGATCAATTGCGGACTGATCGGCTTCACCGTGCGCGGCGGGGTCGCGGCGGCGGACCCGATCCTGATCGACACGCGCAAGAACGTGATCGTCGGCCGCGGCGGGTTCAGCTTCCGCAACGAGGCGGTCGACTTGGCCTTCCGTGCGGATTCGAAGAAGTTCAGCCTGTTTGCCGGGCAATCGCCGGTGGGCGTCGAAGGGATGTTCGCAGCACCGAAATTGAACGTGATTTCGAAGGATTTGCTTGCGCGGGTCGGTAGTGGGCTTGGACTTGCGCTGGTGGCGACGCCGGTCGCGGGGATCCTCGCGTTCGTCGATGTCGGCGATGCGAAGTCTACCGCGTGCGGGCCGGTCCTCTCTGGGGCTACGGCGGCAGCGCAGCGGACCACCAAGGGCCAGCCGCGGGATGACGTCGGGCGTGGCACGACCGCCAAGGCCGAGGATGGGAAGACGAATTCTGCGGAGAAGAAGGGGCAGCGGAAGAAGTTCCTGGGGATCTTCTGA
- the pheS gene encoding phenylalanine--tRNA ligase subunit alpha, protein MRDHMLTAIAAASGLDALDACRVEALGKQGTITLLLKTLGKMTPEERLVQGPQIQGLREAVANGIADRKATLERAALDARLASETLDMTLPADATPAGTIHPVSQVMDELAEIFADLGFAVATGPEIETDWHNFTALNIPETHPARAMHDTFYLQQGIDAKAAGTADEKTTFSLLRTHTSPVQIRTMLSQKPPIRIIAPGRTYRSDSDATHTPMFHQVEGLVIDKGITLGHLKWTLETFVKAFFERDDIVLRLRPSYFPFTEPSVEIDVGYTLVKGKRVVGGAEPDGWLEILGSGMVHRKVIEACGLDPDEWQGFAFGCGIDRLAMLKYGMDDLRPFFDGDIRWLKHYGFSSLDVPTLSGGVGA, encoded by the coding sequence ATGCGCGACCACATGCTGACGGCGATCGCCGCCGCATCCGGGCTCGATGCGCTCGACGCGTGCCGGGTCGAGGCGCTCGGCAAGCAGGGCACGATCACGCTGCTGCTGAAGACGCTCGGCAAGATGACGCCCGAAGAGCGCCTCGTCCAAGGCCCGCAGATCCAGGGCCTCCGCGAAGCCGTCGCCAACGGTATCGCCGACCGCAAAGCCACGCTCGAACGCGCCGCACTCGACGCGCGCCTCGCCAGCGAAACGCTCGACATGACGCTCCCCGCGGACGCCACGCCCGCCGGCACGATCCACCCGGTCAGCCAGGTCATGGACGAACTGGCCGAGATCTTCGCCGACCTGGGCTTCGCGGTCGCCACCGGCCCCGAGATCGAGACCGACTGGCACAATTTCACCGCGCTCAACATCCCCGAGACGCACCCCGCGCGGGCGATGCACGATACCTTTTATCTCCAGCAGGGGATCGACGCGAAGGCTGCCGGCACCGCCGACGAGAAGACCACCTTCTCGCTCCTCCGCACGCACACGTCGCCTGTCCAGATCCGCACGATGCTCTCGCAAAAACCGCCGATCCGCATCATCGCCCCCGGCCGCACCTACCGCTCGGATTCCGACGCGACGCACACGCCGATGTTCCACCAGGTCGAGGGCCTCGTGATCGACAAGGGCATCACGCTCGGCCACCTCAAATGGACGCTCGAGACGTTCGTGAAGGCGTTCTTCGAGCGTGACGACATCGTGCTCCGCCTGCGCCCCAGCTACTTCCCGTTCACCGAGCCATCGGTCGAGATCGACGTCGGCTACACCCTCGTGAAGGGCAAGCGCGTCGTCGGTGGCGCCGAGCCCGATGGCTGGCTCGAAATCCTCGGCTCGGGCATGGTCCACCGCAAGGTGATCGAAGCGTGCGGGCTCGACCCCGACGAATGGCAGGGCTTCGCGTTCGGCTGCGGGATCGACCGCCTGGCCATGCTCAAATACGGCATGGACGACCTCCGCCCGTTCTTCGACGGCGATATCCGCTGGCTCAAGCATTACGGCTTTTCGAGCCTCGACGTCCCCACTCTGTCCGGCGGAGTCGGCGCATGA
- the rpmI gene encoding 50S ribosomal protein L35: MPKLKTKSGVKKRFKLTATGLLKHGVAGKRHRLAHHNGKYIRQNRGTKLLSKADTAAVKAWAPYGLR, translated from the coding sequence ATGCCCAAGCTGAAGACCAAGAGCGGCGTCAAGAAACGCTTCAAGCTCACCGCCACCGGCCTGCTCAAGCACGGCGTCGCCGGCAAGCGTCACCGTCTGGCGCATCACAACGGCAAGTACATCCGTCAGAACCGCGGCACCAAGCTGCTGTCGAAGGCCGATACCGCAGCGGTTAAGGCCTGGGCGCCTTACGGCCTGCGTTGA
- the rplT gene encoding 50S ribosomal protein L20, producing the protein MARVKRGVTTRAKHKRILVQAKGYYGRRKNTIRIARQAVEKAGQYAYRDRKVKKRTFRGLWIQRINAGVRAEGLTYSQFMHGVKLAGIQLDRKVLADIAMHEGAAFSAIVAQVKAALPQAA; encoded by the coding sequence ATGGCACGCGTAAAACGGGGTGTTACCACCCGCGCCAAGCACAAGCGTATTTTGGTTCAGGCGAAGGGCTATTATGGCCGTCGCAAGAACACCATCCGCATCGCCCGTCAGGCCGTTGAGAAGGCCGGACAGTACGCATATCGCGACCGCAAGGTTAAGAAGCGCACCTTCCGTGGCCTCTGGATCCAGCGCATCAACGCCGGCGTCCGCGCCGAGGGTCTGACGTATTCGCAGTTCATGCACGGCGTGAAGCTTGCGGGCATTCAGCTCGACCGCAAGGTCCTGGCCGACATCGCCATGCACGAGGGCGCAGCCTTCAGCGCGATCGTCGCTCAGGTGAAGGCGGCACTTCCCCAGGCCGCGTAA
- a CDS encoding peroxiredoxin, with protein sequence MRLVSTLATAAALLVAAPALAALAPGAKAPDFTTRGAIAGKVFTVHLAEQLKKGPVVLYFFPAAYTGGCNAEAHAFAEAIPAFTKAGATVIGMSADNVETLSKFSAEKCAGKFAVASAGPNVVKGYDVALGKQMAGRDITKRTSYVIAKDGRIAFVHDEMNPEAHVSTTLAAVQKLRGK encoded by the coding sequence ATGCGCCTCGTCTCGACACTTGCAACCGCCGCTGCTCTCCTAGTCGCAGCGCCTGCGCTGGCGGCGCTCGCGCCCGGTGCCAAGGCTCCGGATTTCACCACGCGCGGCGCGATCGCCGGCAAGGTGTTCACCGTCCACCTCGCCGAACAGCTGAAGAAGGGCCCGGTCGTCCTCTACTTCTTCCCAGCGGCATACACCGGCGGCTGCAACGCCGAGGCACATGCCTTCGCCGAGGCGATCCCCGCCTTCACCAAGGCGGGCGCGACCGTGATCGGCATGTCGGCCGACAATGTCGAGACGCTCAGCAAGTTCTCGGCCGAGAAGTGCGCGGGCAAGTTCGCGGTCGCCAGCGCCGGGCCGAACGTGGTCAAGGGCTACGACGTCGCGCTCGGCAAGCAGATGGCAGGGCGCGACATCACCAAGCGCACCAGCTACGTCATCGCCAAGGATGGCCGCATCGCGTTCGTACATGACGAGATGAACCCCGAGGCGCATGTCTCAACGACGCTTGCCGCAGTCCAGAAGCTCAGGGGCAAGTAA
- a CDS encoding inositol monophosphatase family protein: MPVTQADIDLAHRLADAAGNVIRPYFRQEHGVEIKDDQSPVTRADREAESAMRRLLDAERSGDGIVGEEFGEKPGVTNRKWVLDPIDGTRSFTVGRAIFGTLIALVEDGWPVLGIIDQPIQRERWVGVAGRPTTLNGVPVRTRTCRELAGSTIATTSPHLFDEVDVPHYLALVAAISGGNPRQGPVYGGDCYNYGLLASGYLDVVCESGLKLYDFAALVPVVEGAGGRMCDWNGDPLTAESEGHVLAIGDPARMDEVLEAMHRLQDDGHAHEGHDGHDHG, from the coding sequence ATGCCAGTAACCCAAGCCGATATCGATCTCGCGCACCGCCTCGCGGATGCTGCGGGCAACGTCATCCGACCCTATTTCCGCCAGGAGCACGGCGTCGAGATCAAGGACGACCAATCCCCCGTCACCCGCGCCGACCGCGAGGCCGAATCGGCAATGCGCCGGCTGCTCGATGCCGAGCGCTCGGGTGACGGCATCGTCGGCGAGGAGTTCGGCGAGAAGCCAGGCGTCACCAACCGCAAATGGGTGCTCGACCCGATCGACGGCACGCGCAGCTTCACCGTGGGGCGCGCGATCTTCGGGACGCTGATTGCACTGGTAGAGGATGGCTGGCCGGTTCTCGGCATCATCGACCAGCCGATCCAACGCGAACGCTGGGTCGGTGTCGCGGGGCGTCCGACCACTTTGAACGGGGTACCGGTCCGGACCCGCACCTGCCGCGAGCTGGCAGGATCGACGATCGCCACCACCAGCCCGCACCTCTTCGACGAGGTCGACGTCCCGCACTACCTCGCACTCGTCGCTGCGATCTCTGGCGGTAACCCGCGCCAGGGGCCTGTGTATGGCGGCGACTGTTATAATTACGGCCTGCTCGCGAGCGGGTATCTGGACGTGGTGTGCGAGTCGGGACTGAAGCTCTACGACTTCGCGGCGCTGGTGCCGGTAGTCGAGGGGGCGGGCGGCCGCATGTGCGACTGGAACGGCGACCCGCTGACGGCTGAGAGCGAAGGCCATGTCCTAGCGATCGGCGACCCGGCGCGGATGGACGAGGTGCTCGAAGCGATGCACCGATTGCAGGATGACGGGCACGCCCATGAAGGACACGACGGCCACGACCACGGATAA
- a CDS encoding YbhB/YbcL family Raf kinase inhibitor-like protein yields the protein MLEHIPTWLGHAMSGLRAGIDKLAIVQLGENFDTLNLTSPAFAHEARLPPRFTADGEGISPPLVWSEPPAGTERMVLIVEDADAPTPQPLVHAIIWGLEADAGNLAEGAIAADGEGDANGHDVGRNSYLREGWLPPDPPSGHGEHRYAFQVFAIGAGAGEVGATPGRSAVIEAITGHVLAAGLLIGTYSREEEAPVGPVGVGAPA from the coding sequence ATGCTCGAACATATCCCCACCTGGCTGGGCCACGCGATGAGCGGCCTGCGCGCCGGTATCGATAAGCTCGCGATCGTCCAGCTCGGCGAAAACTTCGACACACTGAACCTGACCAGCCCGGCGTTTGCGCACGAAGCGCGGTTGCCGCCTCGCTTTACCGCGGACGGAGAAGGCATATCGCCGCCACTCGTGTGGAGCGAACCGCCCGCCGGAACCGAACGCATGGTGCTGATCGTTGAGGATGCCGATGCCCCGACCCCGCAGCCGCTGGTCCACGCGATCATCTGGGGCCTTGAAGCGGACGCGGGTAATCTGGCGGAGGGCGCGATCGCCGCGGACGGTGAGGGCGACGCGAACGGTCACGACGTCGGCCGCAATTCCTATCTGCGCGAAGGCTGGTTGCCGCCCGATCCGCCCAGCGGTCATGGCGAGCACCGCTATGCGTTCCAGGTTTTTGCGATCGGCGCGGGGGCAGGGGAGGTCGGCGCAACGCCCGGGCGTTCGGCGGTGATCGAGGCCATCACCGGCCATGTGCTCGCGGCGGGGCTGTTGATCGGTACCTATTCGCGCGAGGAAGAAGCACCGGTCGGCCCGGTGGGGGTCGGCGCGCCTGCCTGA
- a CDS encoding GIY-YIG nuclease family protein codes for MDWQPCVYILATGRHGTLYIGVTSNLLGRIHQHREGLIKGFTSRYGIYRLVHYEMADTMEAAITREKQLKKWNRDWKLRLIEESNLDWDDLAIGLGLPPFRHSRAGGKP; via the coding sequence ATGGACTGGCAGCCCTGCGTCTACATCCTAGCCACCGGCCGCCACGGCACGCTCTACATCGGCGTCACTTCCAATCTGCTCGGCCGCATCCACCAGCACCGCGAAGGCTTGATCAAGGGCTTCACCTCCCGCTACGGCATCTACCGGCTGGTGCACTACGAGATGGCCGACACGATGGAAGCGGCGATCACGCGCGAGAAGCAGCTGAAAAAGTGGAACCGCGACTGGAAGCTTCGGCTGATCGAAGAAAGCAATCTGGACTGGGACGATCTGGCGATAGGGTTGGGCCTCCCGCCTTTCCGTCATTCCCGCGCAGGCGGGAAACCATAA